One window of Oreochromis niloticus isolate F11D_XX linkage group LG23, O_niloticus_UMD_NMBU, whole genome shotgun sequence genomic DNA carries:
- the LOC102081515 gene encoding uncharacterized protein LOC102081515 isoform X1 produces MLCFAAQKKNVMCKYEDLGAFWLDTTIFTFTWSMSAVEYVRRARTNLVRTLKGLTTVIVENLYQRGVFSEEEVSKINTERDDFDKNRGIVDTVIKGGEAACYEFLRIIDITRKRSTERPPSFLENTDSNSSSRDKFDLSYWISCFSFKEDTNMDVTYLQGPSPCHRYQQKLKSKAQKISERSWTQSKAVLFNKETSLSYSSLVLDTQGQASASKIKKSKIKKSRKVRTKKLKAHIPEDKQETSPSELLKTYERKILLVGKPGIGKTAVVHQMLKLWSEKDNKDIDYMFYFDMRETPNITEVHKLKDLLFCKFSEPDEGKDKVLEDLKNNADSVTIIFDGVADVPSSSTQSVVLELIQKTLLPEAKIIITCRPEVESADFLLDWDCLRVEVKGFSEQGIREYLSKNLSEEHFSKVLCNLELFSLCHVPMYALMVVACFSFEGTVFCPHPCTVTEIYLNILHFCNQRNVGKTSENEAVQCNAILSLAEAAFYATKGKNVNLTSLTQIDRCANLGFMNKLLIQAGPVQKKPLCAFLHYTIQEVFAALWLLKDPERIRSVVQQCLTDDIKHMKHLVPFLCGLLNEKNMDLLQFLFTSQHLRETSGWFFKHLVTTFVDCSDTEDCEIDLLFLCQCLYESQSAEACVYLLDKLDYSLDLSGETLNPQQCYAVSYIISQSKERKIQLNLEDTTVSKQGVRPLLGCLSKLQRTDFLSWQLWTICLLSEVEVDYISLLCFAENQLHLSVNSQTQLYDRAGKVLQKSAEKVKVCLHWDHRSSVYQSVSKFLLLCLPNIHSLSVDTKTSDEDRTKFFVNLFCAAAEREQQTGEKILELLSSVCTYQTFPFNERCKDDDDDHDMKKRQCDLLLDLYSKVKDCEAKTGLSVLPSLQSVFQSAPAVWFINLSERKTSILLEVLKLQPEKKQVELTQYTHKKSKIRSFLQCLPYISQLSVDSLGPRLHEAVRFFVNLFCAAAEREQQTGEKILELLSSVCTYQTFPVNEKDMDDDNDDDDDDMKKRQCDHLLDLYSKVKDCETKTGLSVLPSLQSVFQSAPAVWSINLSERTTSILLEVLKLQPEKKQVELTQYTHKKSKIRSFLQCLPYISQLSVDSLGPRLHEAVRFFVNLFCAAAEREQQTGEKILELLSSVCRCHNFPYVNTNLTDYGKKCQSDFLLDLYSKVKDCESKTGLSVLPSLQSVFQSAPAVWSINLSERKTSILLEVLKLQPEKKQVELTQYTHKKSKIRSFLQCLPYISQLSVDTKTSDEDRTKFFVNLFCAAAEREQQTGEKILELLSSVCTYQTFPFNERCKDDDDDMKKRQCDHLLDLYSKVKDCEAKTGLSVLPSLQSVFQSAPAVWFINLSERKTSILLEVLKLQPEKKQVELTQYTHKKSKIRSFLQCLPYISQLSVYFEDPDEEIRFFVNLFCAAAEREQQTGETILELLSSVCTFNMFPFDGYDDDLDKYRCDLLLDMCSDVKDCETKTGLSVLPSLQSVFQSAPAVWFINLSERKTSILLEVLKLQPEKKQVELTQYTHKKSKIRSFLQCLPYISQLSYSVYPDWTDPFEGARFFVNLFCAAAEREQQTGETILELLSSVCTYQTFPVNDIFINDCYRSDFLLDLYCHVKDYETKTGLSVLPSIQSVFQSAPAVWSINFIYTNFSILLEVLKLQSEKKQVELREWPEEEEEEDSVLRSFLQCLPYISQLSCDPDFFQSVCTSMSVRSREEAQQLKSLLQLLGFQLLLTGELHRKSCWSVGRVLKLCSSKVDLILTPSKMSARGAALLFRHTTQLHSLRLSIDMSLLLFQWVRRGRVVCPLAVEELSLVPKKARPSHRVMLRAVSSLASLLRYWTVARLDLTETCIPAQGLITLLLHDGPLTVKLSEESFQQLLCLLHEIQDKDLTLSFLSKVGGDLTSCCLNWELLHYLLQQSSAQTITVDLRKNFFLQEETTRLLPFLDRIVFKRPSPSFVMSSIRELYRAHDSHAVPSLLRSFGHVINLSSRELDSVDCAALIFILKHGDGVKLNLLWTSIPAEGVESILFMLDKVSHLSVDRNQLLRFIHCCAACDVQQEAASGLLRTLQHSLDLSCSSCVELPEEDQPEPLSLTADDCRAVSTILTHSSRDTQLDLRDCEVEDSVLDLLFPVLHRVRLRVSKTVLLQLLSLVPVNSERDTVRRAVSLCGALGGELDLSHSTLDQRACGALVQMLDSCEGLTELDLSHCQLTDQLLLPLITHLHKVQVLDLSHNQITDASTDVLLQLLSINPSIDCVRLYSNNIVHRAAFKEHKQFEVW; encoded by the exons CCACAGATACCAGCAAAAGCTGAAATCCAAAGCTCAGAAGATTTCAGAAAGATCATGGACCCAAAGTAAAGCAGTCCTGTTCAACAAGGAGACATCTTTGTCGTACTCGTCACTTGTGTTAGACACACAAGGACAGGCTTCAgcatccaaaataaaaaaatcaaagatcAAGAAAAGCAGGAAGGTTCGTACTAAAAAACTAAAGGCCCACATACCTGAGGACAAACAGGAAACTTCCCCCAGTGAACTGCTGAAAACGTATGAAAGAAAAATCCTTTTGGTAGGAAAACCTGGAATTGGGAAAACGGCTGTGGTCCATCAGATGTTGAAACTGTGGTCAGAGAAAGACAACAAGGATATAGATTACATGTTCTACTTTGATATGAGAGAAACACCCAACATCACAGAGGTCCATAAACTGAAGGATCTTCTCTTCTGTAAGTTCAGTGAACCAGATGAAGGCAAAGACAAAGTCTTAGAGGATTTAAAGAATAATGCTGACAGTGTTACTATAATTTTTGATGGAGTGGCAGATGTCCCCTCTTCATCAACCCAGTCTGTAGTGCTGGAGCTCATACAGAAGACTCTTCTACCTGAAGCAAAGATCATCATCACCTGCAGACCAGAGGTGGAGTCAGCAGACTTCCTGTTAGATTGGGACTGTCTCAGAGTGGAAGTgaaaggcttcagtgaacagggCATCAGAGAGTACTTATCCAAGAATCTGAGTGAGGAACACTTCAGCAAAGTTTTGTGTAACTTGGAGTTGTTCTCTCTGTGCCATGTCCCCATGTACGCCCTGATGGTGGTTGCCTGCTTTAGTTTTGAAGGCACAGTTTTCTGTCCGCATCCCTGCACAGTTACCGAAATATACCTCAATATCCTCCATTTCTGCAATCAGAGAAATGTTGGAAAGacatctgaaaatgaagccgtccAGTGCAATGCAATACTATCTTTAGCTGAAGCTGCTTTTTAtgcaacaaaaggaaaaaatgtgaaCCTGACATCACTAACCCAGATTGACAGGTGTGCTAATTTGGGCTTTATGAACAAACTTCTAATTCAAGCCGGTCCCGTTCAAAAGAAACCCTTGTGTGCTTTTCTCCACTACACAATTCAGGAGGTTTTTGCAGCTCTGTGGCTCCTGAAGGATCCAGAAAGGATCAGGAGTGTTGTTCAACAGTGTCTCACTGACGACATCAAACACATGAAACATTTGGTTCCTTTTTTGTGTGGACTGTTAAATGAGAAGAACATGGACTTGTTACAATTTCTGTTTACTTCTCAGCATCTCAGAGAAACATCTGGCTGGTTCTTCAAACACTTGGTGACCACCTTTGTAGATTGTAGTGACACTGAGGACTGTGAAATAGACTTGCTGTTCTTATGTCAGTGTCTCTATGAGTCTCAGTCTGCTGAAGCCTGTGTTTATCTTCTGGATAAACTGGACTACTCTCTTGATCTGAGTGGGGAGACTCTCAATCCTCAGCAATGCTATGCCGTGTCCTATATAATCAGCCAGAGTAAGGAGAGGAAAATACAGCTGAACCTGGAGGATACAACAGTATCAAAACAAGGAGTGAGACCATTACTAGGATGTCTGAGCAAACTACAAAG GACTGACTTCTTATCATGGCAGCTGTGGACCATTTGTCTTCTcagtgaggtggaggtggattacATCAGCTTACTTTGCTTTGCTGAAAACCAGCTGCACCTTTCAGTAAACAGTCAAACACAACTCTATGACCGAGCTGGAAAAGTTCTGCAGAAAAGTGCTGAGAAGGTTAAAGTCTGCCTCCACTGGGATCACAGAAGTTCTGTTTACCAATCTGTCAGCAAGTTTCTCTTACTGTGTTTACCCAACATCCACTCACTCAG TGTTGATACAAAGACATCAGATGAAGACAGAACAAAGTTCTTTGTgaatctgttctgtgcagcagcagagagagaacagcagacaggagagaagatactggagctgttatcatcagtgtgcaCATATCAAACATTCCCTTTTAATGAGAGATGCAAGGATGATGACGATGACCATGATATGAAGAAACGTCAGTGTGATCTCCTCCTGGATCTGTACTCCAAAGTGAAGGACTGTGAGGCTAAAACAGGCTtgagtgtccttccatcattacagtcagttttccagtcagctcctgcagtctggttcataaacctctcagagagaaagacctccatccttctggaagtgctgaaactccaaccagagaagaaacaagtggagctgacaCAGTACACTCATAAAAAGAGTAAAATTAGGAGTTTCCtgcagtgtctgccttatatctcacagctcag TGTTGATAGTTTGGGGCCACGTCTTCATGAAGCAGTCAGGTTCTTTGTgaatctgttctgtgcagcagcagagagagaacagcagacaggagagaagatactggagctgttatcatcagtgtgcaC ATATCAAACATTCCCTGTTAATGAGAAAGACATGGATGATGACAATGACGATGACGACGATGATATGAAGAAACGTCAGTGTGATCACCTCCTTGATCTGTACTCCAAAGTGAAGGACTGTGAGACTAAAACAGGCTtgagtgtccttccatcattacagtcagttttccagtcagctcctgcagtctggtccataaacctctcagagagaacgacctccatcctcctggaagtgctgaaactccaaccagagaagaaacaagtggagctgacaCAGTACACTCATAAAAAGAGTAAAATTAGGAGTTTCCtgcagtgtctgccttatatctcacagctcag TGTTGATAGTTTGGGGCCACGTCTTCATGAAGCAGTCAGGTTCTTTGTgaatctgttctgtgcagcagcagagagagaacagcagacaggagagaagatactggagctgttatcatcagtgtgcCGATGTCACAATTTCCCCTATGTTAACACAAACTTGACTGATTATGGAAAGAAATGTCAGTCTGATTTCCTGCTGGATCTGTACTCCAAAGTGAAGGACTGTGAGTCTAAAACAGGCTtgagtgtccttccatcattacagtcagttttccagtcagctcctgcagtctggtccataaacctctcagagagaaagacctccatcctcctggaagtgctgaaactccaaccagagaagaaacaagtggagctgacaCAGTACACTCATAAAAAGAGTAAAATTAGGAGTTTCCtgcagtgtctgccttatatctcacagctcag TGTTGATACAAAGACATCAGATGAAGACAGAACAAAGTTCTTTGTgaatctgttctgtgcagcagcagagagagaacagcagacaggagagaagatactggagctgttatcatcagtgtgcaCATATCAAACATTCCCTTTTAATGAGAGATGcaaggatgatgatgatgatatgaAGAAACGTCAGTGTGATCACCTCCTGGATCTGTACTCCAAAGTGAAGGACTGTGAGGCTAAAACTGGCTtgagtgtccttccatcattacagtcagttttccagtcagctcctgcagtctggttcataaacctctcagagagaaagacctccatcctcctggaagtgctgaaactccaaccagagaagaaacaagtggagctgacaCAGTACACTCATAAAAAGAGTAAAATTAGGAGTTTCCtgcagtgtctgccttatatctcacagctcag TGTTTATTTTGAGGATCCAGATGAAGAAATCAGGTTCTTTGTgaatctgttctgtgcagcagcagagagagaacagcagacaggagagacgatactggagctgttatcatcagtgtgcaCATTTAACATGTTCCCTTTTGATGGCTATGATGATGATTTGGACAAATATCGGTGTGATCTCCTCCTGGATATGTGCTCTGATGTGAAGGACTGTGAGACTAAAACAGGCTtgagtgtccttccatcattacagtcagttttccagtcagctcctgcagtctggttcataaacctctcagagagaaagacctccatcctcctggaagtgctgaaactccaaccagagaagaaacaagtggagctgacaCAGTACACTCATAAAAAGAGTAAAATTAGGAGTTTCCtgcagtgtctgccttatatctcacagctcag TTACAGTGTTTATCCTGATTGGACAGATCCATTTGAGGGCGCCAGGTTCTTTGTgaatctgttctgtgcagcagcagagagagaacagcagacaggagagacgatactggagctgttatcatcagtgtgcaCATATCAAACATTCCCTGTTAATGACATTTTCATTAATGATTGTTATCGGTCTGATTTCCTGTTGGATCTGTACTGCCACGTGAAGGACTATGAGACTAAAACAGGCTTGAGTGTCCTCCCATCAAtacagtcagttttccagtcagctcctgcagtctggtccaTAAACTTCATATACACCAACTTCTCCATCCTCCTAGAAGTACTGAAACTCCAAtcagagaagaaacaagtggagctgagaGAATggccagaagaagaagaagaagaagacagtgTACTGAGGAGTTTCCtgcagtgtctgccttatatctcacagctcag CTGTGATCCAGACTTCTTCCAGAGTGTGTGTACATCCATGTCTGTAAGATCCAGAGAGGAGGCCCAGCAGCTGAAGtctctgctgcagctcctggGGTTCCAGCTGCTGTTAACAGGAGAGTTACACAGGAAAAGCTGCTGGTCTGTGGGGAGAGTTCTCAAACTGTGCAGCTCTAAAGTGGATCTCATCCTCACACCCAGCAAGATGTCTGCCAGAGGAGCCGCTCTCCTCTttagacacacaacacaactaCACAGTCTGAG GCTTTCCATCGACATGTCCTTGCTCCTGTTTCAGTGGGTAAGAAGAGGCAGAGTGGTCTGTCCGCTGGCTGTTGAAGAGCTTTCTCTTGTGCCTAAGAAAGCCCGACCATCACACAGAGTAATGTTGAGGGCTGTCAGTAGTTTGGCTTCCCTGCTGAGATACTGGACAGTCGCACGGTTAGACCTGACTGAGACCTGCATCCCTGCTCAGGGTCTCATTACACTGCTGCTCCATGATGGTCCTCTAACAGTCAA ACTGAGTGAAGAGAGCTTCCAGCAGCTTCTGTGTCTCCTCCATGAAATCCAGGACAAGGACTTGACGTTGTCCTTCCTGAGTAAGGTTGGTGGAGACCTGACCTCCTGCTGTCTGAACTGGGAGCTTCTTCACTATCTGCTGCAGCAGTCGTCAGCTCAGACCATCACTGTGGACCTGAGGAAGAACTTCTTCTTACAGGAGGAAACCACACGTCTGCTTCCCTTTCTGGACAGGATTGTGTTTAAAAG gCCCAGTCCCAGCTTTGTGATGAGCTCCATCAGAGAGCTCTACAGAGCTCATGACAGTCACGCTGTACCCAGTTTACTGAGGTCATTTGGTCATGTGATCAACCTGAGCAGCAGAGAGCTGGACTCAGtggactgtgctgctctgatcTTCATCCTCAAACACGGAGACGGAGTTAAACTGAACCTCCTGTGGACCTCCATACCAGCAGAGGGAGTAGAGTCCATCCTCTTCATGCTGGACAAAGTTTCTCATCTCAG TGTTGACAGGAACCAGCTGCTGAGGTTCATCCACTGCTGTGCTGCCTGTGACGTCCAGCAGGAGGCAGCGTCAGGCCTGCTGAGGACTCTGCAGCACAGCTTGGATCTGTCCTGCTCCTCCTGTGTGGAGCTACCAGAGGAGGATCAGCCTGAGCCTCTGAGTCTGACTGCTGATGACTGCAGGGCCGTCTCCACCATCCTGACACACAGCAGCCGGGACACACAGCTCGACCTGCGAGACTGTGAGGTGGAGGACAGCGTGCTGGACCTGCTGTTTCCTGTCCTCCACAGGGTCCGCCTCAG AGTCAGTAAAActgtcctcctccagctgctgtCTCTGGTTCCTGTGAACAGTGAGAGGGACACAGTGAGGCGGGCGGTGTCCCTGTGTGGAGCCCTGGGTGGAGAGCTGGATCTCAGTCACAGCACGCTGGATCAGAGGGCCTGTGGGGCTTTGGTCCAGATGCTGGACTCGTGTGAAGGGCTGACAGAGCTGGACCTCAGTCACTGTCAGCTCACTGACCAGCTGCTGCTCCCTCTCATCACACATCTGCACAAAGTCCAAGTCCTGGA tCTGAGTCACAATCAGATCACTGATGCTTCGACTGATGTGTTACTGCAGCTGCTCTCCATCAACCCCTCCATCGACTGTGTGCG ACTCTACAGCAACAACATCGTGCACAGAGCAGCCTTCAAGGAACACAAGCAGTTTGAGGTCTGGTGA